A DNA window from Polyodon spathula isolate WHYD16114869_AA chromosome 18, ASM1765450v1, whole genome shotgun sequence contains the following coding sequences:
- the LOC121331050 gene encoding protein N-terminal asparagine amidohydrolase-like isoform X3: MGMEPPKRSVSLICPSGGDVMAHVVADRLDILMMVLLAYIKDICYVNGMLELTRTKELYQDLVAVFDKLILPTHASCHVQYVIFYLCSFRLGLAEAFLEHLWKKIQSPSNPAVIRQSAAGYIGSFLARAKFLPVLKYQLVLCYAIIERNNRQLLPVVKSSLGGDSVTTNSNPLDSFFPFDPYLLKRSGKMIQPIYQVWEEVSVCDVGGAKWPVQKDSAKVFRDRLPETAVDTKCLLYVKQREFAATTPSDCSVTVLGSDDATTCHIVVLRHTGSGATCLAHCDGSSTWSEVPLIVKAVRSLTKSTEEGRLELHLFGGFDDERHTSHKLSLNLLAAFSKQNEDIHLETCCITELNDIVVEGIHRPVVYGIGVNVKTGELFPATFSHRGPEDDLRSARTFTGGQMANVYDSSREVVTIGPCNWSPNLDIGFWLAQDDETILQFCVFQYMSTSPQVEPPHFVAHMKATIQFLLENPNSEAFFPEGAPRLYQRTSEGLWERQAVR, from the exons ATGGGAATGGAGCCTCCCAAGAGGAGTGTCTCTTTGATATG CCCCTCAGGGGGCGATGTGATGGCTCACGTTGTGGCTGACCGGCTGGATATCCTTATGATGGTCCTTCTGGCATACATCAAAGACATCTGCTATGTGAATG GCATGCTAGAGCTGACTCGCACTAAGGAGCTGTATCAGGACCTGGTTGCTGTCTTCGACAAGCTCATCCTTCCCACGCACGCCTCCTGTCACGTACAGTACGTCATCTTCTACCTCTGCAGCTTCAGACTG GGCCTGGCTGAAGCCTTTCTGGAGCACCTGTGGAAGAAGATACAGAGCCCCAGTAACCCGGCTGTGATTCGGCAGTCTGCCGCAGGCTACATCGGCAGCTTTCTGGCCAGAGCCAAGTTCCTTCCCGTACT GAAGTATCAGCTGGTGCTCTGTTACGCCATTATCGAGCGTAATAACAGGCAGCTGCTTCCTGTGGTGAAGAGCAGTCTGGGAGGGGATTCCGTGACCACCAACTCCAACCCTCTGGACAGCTTCTTCCCCTTTGACCCCTACCTGCTCAAGAG GTCAGGGAAAATGATCCAGCCCATTTACCAGGTCTGGGAGGAGGTGAGCGTGTGTGATGTGGGTGGAGCCAAGTGGCCTGTTCAAAAG GACAGTGCTAAGGTATTCCGCGACAGGCTGCCAGAGACTGCTGTTGACACAAAATGCCTTCTGTACGTTAAGCAGAGGGAGTTTGCTGCCACGACCCCATCTGACT GTTCTGTCACTGTGCTTGGATCTGATGATGCCACAACCTGCCACATAGTGGTGCTCCGACACACAG gAAGTGGAGCGACGTGCCTGGCCCACTGTGACGGCTCCAGCACATGGAGTGAAGTGCCCTTGATCGTCAAGGCGGTGAGGTCGTTAACGAAAAGCACAGAGGAGGGAAG ACTGGAGCTGCACCTTTTCGGGGGGTTTGATGATGAAAGGCACACTTCCCACAAGCTCAGCCTTAACCTCCTAG CGGCCTTCAGCAAGCAGAATGAAGATATTCACTTGGAAACATGCTGTATCACTG AGCTGAATGACATTGTGGTGGAAGGAATTCACAGGCCTGTGGTGTATGGGATAG GGGTGAATGTGAAAACGGGGGAGTTGTTCCCAGCTACCTTTTCACACAGAGGTCCAGAGGATGATCTTCGGTCAGCCAGGACCTTCACTGGAGGACAG ATGGCTAATGTCTACGATTCTAGCAGGGAGGTGGTGACAATTGGACCTTGCAACTGGTCTCCGAACCTGGACATTGGCTTCTGGCTGGCACAGGATGATGAGACGATATTGCAG TTCTGTGTGTTTCAGTACATGTCCACGTCTCCTCAAGTGGAGCCTCCTCACTTCGTTGCCCACATGAAAGCCACGATACAGTTCCTTCTGGAGAACCCCAACTCTGAGGCTTTTTTCCCGGAGGGAGCACCCAGATTGTACCAGAGGACTTCCGAGGGATTGTGGGAGAGGCAAGCCGTCCGCTAG
- the LOC121331050 gene encoding protein N-terminal asparagine amidohydrolase-like isoform X1 — translation MLPRGADGNGASQEECLFDMDENVSNSSSPSGGDVMAHVVADRLDILMMVLLAYIKDICYVNGMLELTRTKELYQDLVAVFDKLILPTHASCHVQYVIFYLCSFRLGLAEAFLEHLWKKIQSPSNPAVIRQSAAGYIGSFLARAKFLPVLKYQLVLCYAIIERNNRQLLPVVKSSLGGDSVTTNSNPLDSFFPFDPYLLKRSGKMIQPIYQVWEEVSVCDVGGAKWPVQKDSAKVFRDRLPETAVDTKCLLYVKQREFAATTPSDCSVTVLGSDDATTCHIVVLRHTGSGATCLAHCDGSSTWSEVPLIVKAVRSLTKSTEEGRLELHLFGGFDDERHTSHKLSLNLLAAFSKQNEDIHLETCCITELNDIVVEGIHRPVVYGIGVNVKTGELFPATFSHRGPEDDLRSARTFTGGQMANVYDSSREVVTIGPCNWSPNLDIGFWLAQDDETILQFCVFQYMSTSPQVEPPHFVAHMKATIQFLLENPNSEAFFPEGAPRLYQRTSEGLWERQAVR, via the exons ATGCTGCCCAGGGGGGCTGATGGGAATGGAGCCTCCCAAGAGGAGTGTCTCTTTGATATG GATGAAAATGTGTCCAACTCCTCCAGCCCCTCAGGGGGCGATGTGATGGCTCACGTTGTGGCTGACCGGCTGGATATCCTTATGATGGTCCTTCTGGCATACATCAAAGACATCTGCTATGTGAATG GCATGCTAGAGCTGACTCGCACTAAGGAGCTGTATCAGGACCTGGTTGCTGTCTTCGACAAGCTCATCCTTCCCACGCACGCCTCCTGTCACGTACAGTACGTCATCTTCTACCTCTGCAGCTTCAGACTG GGCCTGGCTGAAGCCTTTCTGGAGCACCTGTGGAAGAAGATACAGAGCCCCAGTAACCCGGCTGTGATTCGGCAGTCTGCCGCAGGCTACATCGGCAGCTTTCTGGCCAGAGCCAAGTTCCTTCCCGTACT GAAGTATCAGCTGGTGCTCTGTTACGCCATTATCGAGCGTAATAACAGGCAGCTGCTTCCTGTGGTGAAGAGCAGTCTGGGAGGGGATTCCGTGACCACCAACTCCAACCCTCTGGACAGCTTCTTCCCCTTTGACCCCTACCTGCTCAAGAG GTCAGGGAAAATGATCCAGCCCATTTACCAGGTCTGGGAGGAGGTGAGCGTGTGTGATGTGGGTGGAGCCAAGTGGCCTGTTCAAAAG GACAGTGCTAAGGTATTCCGCGACAGGCTGCCAGAGACTGCTGTTGACACAAAATGCCTTCTGTACGTTAAGCAGAGGGAGTTTGCTGCCACGACCCCATCTGACT GTTCTGTCACTGTGCTTGGATCTGATGATGCCACAACCTGCCACATAGTGGTGCTCCGACACACAG gAAGTGGAGCGACGTGCCTGGCCCACTGTGACGGCTCCAGCACATGGAGTGAAGTGCCCTTGATCGTCAAGGCGGTGAGGTCGTTAACGAAAAGCACAGAGGAGGGAAG ACTGGAGCTGCACCTTTTCGGGGGGTTTGATGATGAAAGGCACACTTCCCACAAGCTCAGCCTTAACCTCCTAG CGGCCTTCAGCAAGCAGAATGAAGATATTCACTTGGAAACATGCTGTATCACTG AGCTGAATGACATTGTGGTGGAAGGAATTCACAGGCCTGTGGTGTATGGGATAG GGGTGAATGTGAAAACGGGGGAGTTGTTCCCAGCTACCTTTTCACACAGAGGTCCAGAGGATGATCTTCGGTCAGCCAGGACCTTCACTGGAGGACAG ATGGCTAATGTCTACGATTCTAGCAGGGAGGTGGTGACAATTGGACCTTGCAACTGGTCTCCGAACCTGGACATTGGCTTCTGGCTGGCACAGGATGATGAGACGATATTGCAG TTCTGTGTGTTTCAGTACATGTCCACGTCTCCTCAAGTGGAGCCTCCTCACTTCGTTGCCCACATGAAAGCCACGATACAGTTCCTTCTGGAGAACCCCAACTCTGAGGCTTTTTTCCCGGAGGGAGCACCCAGATTGTACCAGAGGACTTCCGAGGGATTGTGGGAGAGGCAAGCCGTCCGCTAG
- the LOC121331050 gene encoding protein N-terminal asparagine amidohydrolase-like isoform X5, protein MRVRKLFVACPCTGPSTLPAECLLHQGVQAPAEGGGEPAQSLAYLQMLNFEQIVMCQLNPLKVCFPAATNMFAAITRKYQLVLCYAIIERNNRQLLPVVKSSLGGDSVTTNSNPLDSFFPFDPYLLKRSGKMIQPIYQVWEEVSVCDVGGAKWPVQKDSAKVFRDRLPETAVDTKCLLYVKQREFAATTPSDCSVTVLGSDDATTCHIVVLRHTGSGATCLAHCDGSSTWSEVPLIVKAVRSLTKSTEEGRLELHLFGGFDDERHTSHKLSLNLLAAFSKQNEDIHLETCCITELNDIVVEGIHRPVVYGIGVNVKTGELFPATFSHRGPEDDLRSARTFTGGQMANVYDSSREVVTIGPCNWSPNLDIGFWLAQDDETILQFCVFQYMSTSPQVEPPHFVAHMKATIQFLLENPNSEAFFPEGAPRLYQRTSEGLWERQAVR, encoded by the exons ATGCGGGTTCGAAAGCTTTTTGTGGCGTGTCCCTGCACGGGCCCTTCTACGCTACCTGCCGAGTGTCTTCTACACCAAGGTGTTCAGGCACCGGCAGAGGGTGGAGGGGAACCTGCGCAAAG tctgGCGTACCTTCAAATGCTGAATTTTGAACAGATAGTAATGTGCCAGCTGAACCCTCTGAAGGTGTGCTTTCCAGCTGCTACAAACATGTTTGCAGCAATCACGAG GAAGTATCAGCTGGTGCTCTGTTACGCCATTATCGAGCGTAATAACAGGCAGCTGCTTCCTGTGGTGAAGAGCAGTCTGGGAGGGGATTCCGTGACCACCAACTCCAACCCTCTGGACAGCTTCTTCCCCTTTGACCCCTACCTGCTCAAGAG GTCAGGGAAAATGATCCAGCCCATTTACCAGGTCTGGGAGGAGGTGAGCGTGTGTGATGTGGGTGGAGCCAAGTGGCCTGTTCAAAAG GACAGTGCTAAGGTATTCCGCGACAGGCTGCCAGAGACTGCTGTTGACACAAAATGCCTTCTGTACGTTAAGCAGAGGGAGTTTGCTGCCACGACCCCATCTGACT GTTCTGTCACTGTGCTTGGATCTGATGATGCCACAACCTGCCACATAGTGGTGCTCCGACACACAG gAAGTGGAGCGACGTGCCTGGCCCACTGTGACGGCTCCAGCACATGGAGTGAAGTGCCCTTGATCGTCAAGGCGGTGAGGTCGTTAACGAAAAGCACAGAGGAGGGAAG ACTGGAGCTGCACCTTTTCGGGGGGTTTGATGATGAAAGGCACACTTCCCACAAGCTCAGCCTTAACCTCCTAG CGGCCTTCAGCAAGCAGAATGAAGATATTCACTTGGAAACATGCTGTATCACTG AGCTGAATGACATTGTGGTGGAAGGAATTCACAGGCCTGTGGTGTATGGGATAG GGGTGAATGTGAAAACGGGGGAGTTGTTCCCAGCTACCTTTTCACACAGAGGTCCAGAGGATGATCTTCGGTCAGCCAGGACCTTCACTGGAGGACAG ATGGCTAATGTCTACGATTCTAGCAGGGAGGTGGTGACAATTGGACCTTGCAACTGGTCTCCGAACCTGGACATTGGCTTCTGGCTGGCACAGGATGATGAGACGATATTGCAG TTCTGTGTGTTTCAGTACATGTCCACGTCTCCTCAAGTGGAGCCTCCTCACTTCGTTGCCCACATGAAAGCCACGATACAGTTCCTTCTGGAGAACCCCAACTCTGAGGCTTTTTTCCCGGAGGGAGCACCCAGATTGTACCAGAGGACTTCCGAGGGATTGTGGGAGAGGCAAGCCGTCCGCTAG
- the LOC121331050 gene encoding protein N-terminal asparagine amidohydrolase-like isoform X2, translating into MLPRGADGNGASQEECLFDMDENVSNSSSPSGGDVMAHVVADRLDILMMVLLAYIKDICYVNGMLELTRTKELYQDLVAVFDKLILPTHASCHVQYVIFYLCSFRLGLAEAFLEHLWKKIQSPSNPAVIRQSAAGYIGSFLARAKFLPVLKYQLVLCYAIIERNNRQLLPVVKSSLGGDSVTTNSNPLDSFFPFDPYLLKRSGKMIQPIYQVWEEVSVCDVGGAKWPVQKDSAKVFRDRLPETAVDTKCLLYVKQREFAATTPSDCSVTVLGSDDATTCHIVVLRHTGSGATCLAHCDGSSTWSEVPLIVKAVRSLTKSTEEGRLELHLFGGFDDERHTSHKLSLNLLAAFSKQNEDIHLETCCITELNDIVVEGIHRPVVYGIGVNVKTGELFPATFSHRGPEDDLRSARTFTGGQMANVYDSSREVVTIGPCNWSPNLDIGFWLAQDDETILQYMSTSPQVEPPHFVAHMKATIQFLLENPNSEAFFPEGAPRLYQRTSEGLWERQAVR; encoded by the exons ATGCTGCCCAGGGGGGCTGATGGGAATGGAGCCTCCCAAGAGGAGTGTCTCTTTGATATG GATGAAAATGTGTCCAACTCCTCCAGCCCCTCAGGGGGCGATGTGATGGCTCACGTTGTGGCTGACCGGCTGGATATCCTTATGATGGTCCTTCTGGCATACATCAAAGACATCTGCTATGTGAATG GCATGCTAGAGCTGACTCGCACTAAGGAGCTGTATCAGGACCTGGTTGCTGTCTTCGACAAGCTCATCCTTCCCACGCACGCCTCCTGTCACGTACAGTACGTCATCTTCTACCTCTGCAGCTTCAGACTG GGCCTGGCTGAAGCCTTTCTGGAGCACCTGTGGAAGAAGATACAGAGCCCCAGTAACCCGGCTGTGATTCGGCAGTCTGCCGCAGGCTACATCGGCAGCTTTCTGGCCAGAGCCAAGTTCCTTCCCGTACT GAAGTATCAGCTGGTGCTCTGTTACGCCATTATCGAGCGTAATAACAGGCAGCTGCTTCCTGTGGTGAAGAGCAGTCTGGGAGGGGATTCCGTGACCACCAACTCCAACCCTCTGGACAGCTTCTTCCCCTTTGACCCCTACCTGCTCAAGAG GTCAGGGAAAATGATCCAGCCCATTTACCAGGTCTGGGAGGAGGTGAGCGTGTGTGATGTGGGTGGAGCCAAGTGGCCTGTTCAAAAG GACAGTGCTAAGGTATTCCGCGACAGGCTGCCAGAGACTGCTGTTGACACAAAATGCCTTCTGTACGTTAAGCAGAGGGAGTTTGCTGCCACGACCCCATCTGACT GTTCTGTCACTGTGCTTGGATCTGATGATGCCACAACCTGCCACATAGTGGTGCTCCGACACACAG gAAGTGGAGCGACGTGCCTGGCCCACTGTGACGGCTCCAGCACATGGAGTGAAGTGCCCTTGATCGTCAAGGCGGTGAGGTCGTTAACGAAAAGCACAGAGGAGGGAAG ACTGGAGCTGCACCTTTTCGGGGGGTTTGATGATGAAAGGCACACTTCCCACAAGCTCAGCCTTAACCTCCTAG CGGCCTTCAGCAAGCAGAATGAAGATATTCACTTGGAAACATGCTGTATCACTG AGCTGAATGACATTGTGGTGGAAGGAATTCACAGGCCTGTGGTGTATGGGATAG GGGTGAATGTGAAAACGGGGGAGTTGTTCCCAGCTACCTTTTCACACAGAGGTCCAGAGGATGATCTTCGGTCAGCCAGGACCTTCACTGGAGGACAG ATGGCTAATGTCTACGATTCTAGCAGGGAGGTGGTGACAATTGGACCTTGCAACTGGTCTCCGAACCTGGACATTGGCTTCTGGCTGGCACAGGATGATGAGACGATATTGCAG TACATGTCCACGTCTCCTCAAGTGGAGCCTCCTCACTTCGTTGCCCACATGAAAGCCACGATACAGTTCCTTCTGGAGAACCCCAACTCTGAGGCTTTTTTCCCGGAGGGAGCACCCAGATTGTACCAGAGGACTTCCGAGGGATTGTGGGAGAGGCAAGCCGTCCGCTAG
- the LOC121331050 gene encoding protein N-terminal asparagine amidohydrolase-like isoform X4: MLELTRTKELYQDLVAVFDKLILPTHASCHVQYVIFYLCSFRLGLAEAFLEHLWKKIQSPSNPAVIRQSAAGYIGSFLARAKFLPVLKYQLVLCYAIIERNNRQLLPVVKSSLGGDSVTTNSNPLDSFFPFDPYLLKRSGKMIQPIYQVWEEVSVCDVGGAKWPVQKDSAKVFRDRLPETAVDTKCLLYVKQREFAATTPSDCSVTVLGSDDATTCHIVVLRHTGSGATCLAHCDGSSTWSEVPLIVKAVRSLTKSTEEGRLELHLFGGFDDERHTSHKLSLNLLAAFSKQNEDIHLETCCITELNDIVVEGIHRPVVYGIGVNVKTGELFPATFSHRGPEDDLRSARTFTGGQMANVYDSSREVVTIGPCNWSPNLDIGFWLAQDDETILQFCVFQYMSTSPQVEPPHFVAHMKATIQFLLENPNSEAFFPEGAPRLYQRTSEGLWERQAVR; the protein is encoded by the exons ATGCTAGAGCTGACTCGCACTAAGGAGCTGTATCAGGACCTGGTTGCTGTCTTCGACAAGCTCATCCTTCCCACGCACGCCTCCTGTCACGTACAGTACGTCATCTTCTACCTCTGCAGCTTCAGACTG GGCCTGGCTGAAGCCTTTCTGGAGCACCTGTGGAAGAAGATACAGAGCCCCAGTAACCCGGCTGTGATTCGGCAGTCTGCCGCAGGCTACATCGGCAGCTTTCTGGCCAGAGCCAAGTTCCTTCCCGTACT GAAGTATCAGCTGGTGCTCTGTTACGCCATTATCGAGCGTAATAACAGGCAGCTGCTTCCTGTGGTGAAGAGCAGTCTGGGAGGGGATTCCGTGACCACCAACTCCAACCCTCTGGACAGCTTCTTCCCCTTTGACCCCTACCTGCTCAAGAG GTCAGGGAAAATGATCCAGCCCATTTACCAGGTCTGGGAGGAGGTGAGCGTGTGTGATGTGGGTGGAGCCAAGTGGCCTGTTCAAAAG GACAGTGCTAAGGTATTCCGCGACAGGCTGCCAGAGACTGCTGTTGACACAAAATGCCTTCTGTACGTTAAGCAGAGGGAGTTTGCTGCCACGACCCCATCTGACT GTTCTGTCACTGTGCTTGGATCTGATGATGCCACAACCTGCCACATAGTGGTGCTCCGACACACAG gAAGTGGAGCGACGTGCCTGGCCCACTGTGACGGCTCCAGCACATGGAGTGAAGTGCCCTTGATCGTCAAGGCGGTGAGGTCGTTAACGAAAAGCACAGAGGAGGGAAG ACTGGAGCTGCACCTTTTCGGGGGGTTTGATGATGAAAGGCACACTTCCCACAAGCTCAGCCTTAACCTCCTAG CGGCCTTCAGCAAGCAGAATGAAGATATTCACTTGGAAACATGCTGTATCACTG AGCTGAATGACATTGTGGTGGAAGGAATTCACAGGCCTGTGGTGTATGGGATAG GGGTGAATGTGAAAACGGGGGAGTTGTTCCCAGCTACCTTTTCACACAGAGGTCCAGAGGATGATCTTCGGTCAGCCAGGACCTTCACTGGAGGACAG ATGGCTAATGTCTACGATTCTAGCAGGGAGGTGGTGACAATTGGACCTTGCAACTGGTCTCCGAACCTGGACATTGGCTTCTGGCTGGCACAGGATGATGAGACGATATTGCAG TTCTGTGTGTTTCAGTACATGTCCACGTCTCCTCAAGTGGAGCCTCCTCACTTCGTTGCCCACATGAAAGCCACGATACAGTTCCTTCTGGAGAACCCCAACTCTGAGGCTTTTTTCCCGGAGGGAGCACCCAGATTGTACCAGAGGACTTCCGAGGGATTGTGGGAGAGGCAAGCCGTCCGCTAG